From a single Falco peregrinus isolate bFalPer1 chromosome 10, bFalPer1.pri, whole genome shotgun sequence genomic region:
- the CDC20 gene encoding cell division cycle protein 20 homolog: MQRRWRRAGRVSAARRSTMAQFLFEADLHGLLKLDAPIPNAPPARWQRKAKENGALGPNPAGASPMKPANRSYSSKTPSQTPGKSGSKIQSTPTRAGGDRYIPNRSTMQMEVANFLLTKENDPAEESPTKKEQQKAWAVNLNGFDVEEAKILRLSGKPQNAPEGYQNNLKVLYSQKLTPGSSRKNGRYIPSMPDRILDAPEIRNDYYLNLIDWSSQNFLAVALDGSVYLWNHTSGEIIQLLQMEHPDDYVSSLSWIKEGNYLAVGTSNAEVQLWDIQQQKRLRNMTSHSSRVGSLSWNSYILSSGARTGHIHHHDVRVADHHVATLAGHTQEVCGLKWSLDGRYLASGGNDNLVNIWPCTQGDSGDFAPIHTFTQHQGAVKAVAWCPWQSNVLATGGGTSDRYIRIWNVCSGACLSAVDAHSQVCSILWSTNYKEFISGHGFAQNQLVIWKYPTMAKVTELRGHTARVLNLTMSPDGATVASAAADETLRLWRCFEMDPVKKKKERANSVKSSIMYQGIR, from the exons ATGCAGCGGCGGTGGAGAAGGGCCGGGCGAGTCTCGGCCGCAAGGCGGAG CACCATGGCGCAGTTCCTGTTCGAGGCCGACCTGCACGGGCTGCTGAAGCTGGACGCGCCGATCCCGAACGCGCCACCCGCGCGGTGGCAGCGCAAGGCCAAGGAGAACGGCGCCCTGGGGCCCAACCCCGCCGGCGCGTCGCCCATGAAGCCGGCCAATCGCTCCTACAGCAGCAAGACACCGTCCCAGACACCCG GTAAATCTGGATCCAAAATCCAGAGCACTCCAACAAGGGCCGGAGGGGATCGCTACATTCCCAACCGCAGCACTATGCAGATGGAGGTGGCCAACTTCCTCCTAACCAAAGAGAATGACCCTGCTGAGGAGTCACCTACCAAGAAG GAGCAACAGAAAGCCTGGGCAGTGAATCTGAATGGCTTTGATGTAGAAGAGGCAAAGATCCTCCGCCTCAGTGGAAAGCCGCAGAATGCTCCAGAAG GCTATCAGAATAACCTGAAAGTGCTCTACAGTCAGAAACTGACACCTGGATCCAGCAGGAAGAATGGCAGATACATTCCCTCAATGCCAGACAGGATCCTGGATGCACCAGAGATCCGCAATGACTACT ATCTGAATCTTATTGACTGGAGCTCTCAGAACTTCCTGGCCGTGGCTCTGGACGGCTCTGTCTATCTGTGGAATCACACCTCTGGGGAGATtatccagctgctgcagatggaGCATCCAGATGATTATGTTTCCTCTTTGTCATGGATTAAGGAAGGAAACTACCTTGCTGTTGGCACAAGTAATGCTGAGGTCCAG CTATGGGACATACAACAACAGAAACGTCTCCGAAATATGACCAGCCATTCTTCCCGTGTGGGGTCTCTCAGCTGGAACAGCTACATCCTCTCCAG TGGGGCACGGACTGGCCACATCCACCACCATGATGTCAGAGTGGCTGACCATCATGTGGCCACACTTGCTGGCCACACACAGGAGGTGTGTGGACTCAAGTGGTCTCTAGATGGCCGTTACCTCGCCAGTGGTGGCAATGACAATCTGGTGAACATCTGGCCATGCACCCAGGGGGACAGTGGAGACTTTGCTCCTATACATACCTTCACTCAGCACCAGGGTGCTGTCAAG gctGTGGCATGGTGTCCATGGCAGTCTAATGTTCTAGCCACTGGTGGTGGGACTAGTGACAGATATATCCGCATCTGGAATGTGTGCTCTGGTGCCTGCCTCAGTGCTGTTGATGCCCATTCCCAG GTCTGCTCTATCCTGTGGTCAACAAACTACAAGGAGTTCATTTCGGGCCATGGCTTTGCACAGAATCAGCTAGTTATATGGAAGTATCCAACAATGGCCAAGGTCACTGAGCTACGAG GTCACACTGCTAGAGTCCTGAATCTGACTATGAGCCCTGATGGTGCAACAGTggcctcagcagctgctgatgaAACACTGCGGCTCTGGCGCTGTTTTGAGATGGACCCcgtaaagaagaagaaagagagggcAAATAGTGTCAAAAGCAGCATCATGTACCAGGGCATCAGATAA
- the ELOVL1 gene encoding elongation of very long chain fatty acids protein 1, protein MEGIVTMYQDFMKKADPRIADYPLMQSPFLVMGILLAYVYFVLSLGPRLMANRKPLNLKKFMVLYNFFLVGLSLYIVYEFLMAGWLTGYTWRCDPVDFSQDPKALRMVSVAWLFVFSKFIELTDTVIFVLRKKNEQVTFLHLFHHSVLPWSWWWGAKFGPGGMGSFHAMINSMVHVVMYFYYGLSAAGPAFQKYLWWKKHITAIQLAQFVIVSVHISQYYFMPSCQYQFPIFIHLIWIYGTIFFILFSNFWYQSYTKGKRLPRVAQQAAQHNGSSIHENGTVTNGKVKAN, encoded by the exons ATGGAGGGGATTGTGACCATGTATCAGGACTTCATGAAGAAAGCAG ACCCCCGCATTGCTGATTATCCACTGATGCAGTCCCCGTTCCTTGTGATGGGCATCCTTCTGGCATATGTCTACTTTGTACTGTCCTTGGGTCCCCGGCTAATGGCCAACAGGAAGCCTTTAAACCTGAAAAAGTTCATGGTCCTGTACAACTTCTTTCTGGTGGGGCTGTCACTCTACATAGTCTATGAG TTCCTGATGGCAGGGTGGCTTACTGGGTACACGTGGCGATGTGACCCTGTGGACTTCTCGCAGGACCCCAAGGCCCTCAGG ATGGTCAGTGTTGCTTGGCTCTTTGTCTTCTCCAAGTTCATCGAACTGACTGACACG GTGATCTTTGTCCTGCGGAAGAAGAATGAACAGGTCACATTCCTGCACCTCTTCCACCACTCTGTTCTGCCTTGGAGCTGGTGGTGGGGAGCAAAATTTGGTCCAG GGGGAATGGGTTCATTCCATGCCATGATCAATTCCATGGTGCATGTTGTCATGTACTTCTACTATGGGCTCTcagcagcaggacctgcctttcagaaGTACCTGTGGTGGAAGAAGCACATCACAGCCATCCAGCTG GCACAGTTTGTGATTGTCTCCGTCCACATCTCCCAGTATTACTTCATGCCCAGCTGCCAGTACCAGTTCCCCATCTTCATCCATCTCATCTGGATTTATGGGACCatcttcttcatcctcttctcCAACTTTTGGTACCAGTCCTACACCAAGGGCAAACGGTTGCCCAGGGTGGCTCAGCAAGCAGCCCAGCATAACGGTAGCAGCATTCATGAGAACGGCACTGTCACCAATGGCAAGGTCAAAGCCAACTAG